A single Paenibacillus kribbensis DNA region contains:
- a CDS encoding amino acid ABC transporter substrate-binding protein/permease, which yields MQKSRKLIALMICLFFVVALAGNFGAVAHAENKTKYDIGTDTTFAPFEFEDVDGKFVGIDMDLLAAIAKDQNFEYTIKPLGFNAAVQALETNQVDGVIAGMSITDERKQKFDFSEPYFDSGVVMAVRKDNDTIKRYEDLKGQRVAVKTGTEGYTFAESIKDKYGFTMVPFDDSSQMYDEVKTGNSVACFDDFPVLAYGVTQNNGLKLVTDKEKGGSYGFAVNKGNNQELLEKFNAGLVNLRNSGEYDKIMSKYLGESGKGVAPVERSRWELISASLPALIKGMGNTLLYTLVSLLIAFLLGLVFGFMKVSHNKVLRGIATVFVDVFRGIPLIVLAFFIYFGIPQALDFKMPLFVAAVLTLSLNAGAYVTEIIRGGIQSIDPGQMEAARSLGLPYRMAMLKIILPQAVKIMIPSFINQLVITLKDTSILSVIGLVELTQSGKIIIARTFQSFDIWLVVAIMYLIVITILTKISNRLEGRVRRG from the coding sequence ATGCAAAAATCTAGAAAACTAATAGCTCTCATGATTTGTTTGTTTTTTGTGGTTGCCCTGGCCGGTAATTTCGGTGCAGTGGCACATGCAGAAAACAAGACAAAATATGATATCGGCACGGATACGACGTTCGCGCCTTTTGAGTTTGAAGATGTAGATGGCAAGTTTGTCGGAATCGACATGGATTTGCTGGCTGCTATTGCCAAGGATCAAAATTTTGAATATACGATTAAGCCTCTTGGCTTTAACGCGGCAGTGCAGGCCCTTGAAACAAATCAAGTGGATGGTGTCATTGCCGGGATGAGCATCACCGATGAACGGAAGCAAAAATTTGATTTTTCCGAGCCCTATTTTGATTCAGGGGTTGTCATGGCGGTCCGTAAGGATAATGATACGATCAAACGCTATGAGGATCTGAAGGGCCAGCGTGTAGCTGTAAAAACAGGAACGGAAGGCTACACCTTTGCGGAATCCATTAAGGACAAATACGGCTTTACGATGGTACCGTTCGATGATTCTTCCCAAATGTACGATGAAGTCAAAACAGGGAATTCCGTTGCCTGCTTTGATGATTTTCCGGTATTGGCATACGGTGTGACGCAAAATAATGGTCTCAAGCTGGTGACGGATAAGGAAAAAGGCGGTTCTTACGGTTTTGCGGTCAACAAAGGCAATAATCAGGAACTGCTGGAAAAATTCAATGCCGGGCTTGTTAATCTTCGCAACAGTGGTGAATATGACAAAATCATGTCCAAATACCTGGGCGAATCCGGCAAAGGCGTGGCACCTGTTGAGCGCAGCCGCTGGGAATTAATTTCGGCTTCGCTGCCTGCGTTGATTAAAGGGATGGGAAATACGCTGTTGTATACCCTGGTATCGCTGCTTATCGCCTTTTTGCTGGGGCTGGTGTTTGGCTTTATGAAGGTAAGCCATAACAAGGTGCTCCGTGGCATTGCGACAGTGTTCGTTGATGTATTCCGCGGTATTCCGCTGATCGTACTTGCATTTTTTATTTACTTTGGTATTCCACAGGCACTGGATTTCAAAATGCCGCTTTTTGTTGCGGCTGTATTGACGTTGTCTCTAAACGCGGGGGCGTATGTGACAGAAATTATCCGCGGAGGCATCCAGTCCATTGATCCGGGACAAATGGAAGCGGCCCGTTCGCTTGGTTTGCCGTACCGGATGGCTATGCTCAAAATCATTTTGCCGCAGGCTGTAAAAATCATGATCCCGTCGTTTATCAATCAGTTGGTTATTACGTTGAAGGATACGTCCATTTTGTCTGTTATCGGTTTGGTCGAATTGACCCAATCCGGTAAAATTATTATCGCGCGGACGTTCCAATCCTTTGATATTTGGCTGGTCGTTGCGATAATGTATCTTATCGTTATTACAATCCTGACCAAAATTTCCAACCGTCTTGAAGGGAGAGTTCGCCGTGGGTAA
- a CDS encoding diacylglycerol kinase has translation MKRARLIYNPTSGREEMKRRLADVLQRLDEGGIETSCHATTGEGDATRAATEAIERGYDMIIAAGGDGTLYEVINGMAERENRPPLGVFPVGTTNDFARALGIPRQWEDYCDLVIRQNPKPLDIGKANDRYFINIAGGGTLTELTYEVPSKLKTMIGQLAYYFKGMEKMVSLAPQELIIKASGQEVIHDEFMLFLIANTNSVGGFEKLAPGATIDDGLLDVIGVRKCNLAEMIRLVTLALRGEHLQDKKIIHFKTDYMEVTSPGYVQLNLDGELGGTLPATFRNLPHHLNVFR, from the coding sequence ATGAAAAGAGCTAGATTAATTTATAATCCGACCTCAGGGCGTGAGGAAATGAAACGTCGTCTTGCGGATGTTTTGCAGCGTCTGGATGAAGGCGGCATTGAAACCTCTTGCCATGCAACTACGGGTGAAGGGGACGCGACACGTGCTGCAACAGAGGCTATAGAGCGTGGGTATGATATGATTATCGCCGCTGGTGGCGATGGCACTTTGTATGAGGTCATTAATGGAATGGCTGAAAGGGAAAACCGCCCGCCCCTGGGCGTGTTCCCTGTAGGAACGACGAATGATTTTGCCAGAGCACTGGGGATTCCCAGGCAATGGGAGGATTACTGCGACCTGGTTATTCGCCAAAATCCGAAGCCGCTGGATATTGGAAAAGCCAATGACCGCTACTTTATCAACATTGCGGGTGGAGGGACTTTAACCGAGCTCACGTATGAAGTTCCCAGCAAGCTAAAAACGATGATTGGCCAGCTGGCTTACTATTTTAAAGGCATGGAGAAAATGGTCAGTCTGGCTCCGCAAGAGCTGATTATTAAAGCATCAGGTCAGGAAGTGATACATGACGAGTTCATGCTCTTCCTGATTGCGAATACGAATTCAGTAGGCGGGTTTGAAAAGCTTGCTCCCGGGGCGACAATAGATGATGGGCTGCTCGACGTCATCGGTGTCCGCAAATGTAATCTTGCGGAAATGATCCGGTTAGTGACGCTTGCGCTGCGTGGTGAGCATTTGCAGGACAAGAAGATCATTCATTTTAAAACAGATTACATGGAAGTAACCTCACCCGGCTATGTCCAGCTTAATCTGGATGGAGAACTGGGGGGAACCTTGCCCGCAACTTTCCGAAATTTGCCGCATCACTTGAATGTATTTCGGTAA
- the corA gene encoding magnesium/cobalt transporter CorA: MIRTLTIGHDHQVTVGQPLEQIDMEDYIWVWVDFSEPTDRESELLTSYFHFHPLAVEDCMHVLQRPKLDYYEDVQFLVVHALDVDTLDAEEVDLFISSRYLVTYHHHELDEIDQAWERIAQHANERKIWSRGPLAAAYTVIDKLVDNYFPSLFMIEDELAELEGLGRHESVEELMKQVFALRARLLKLRRTIVPMRDLMYRVLNSQHVQGKGEHTAYFTDIYDHLLKLTDMLEADREMTADLRDSYISLNSNRMNSIMKTLTVITTVFMPLTLIVGIYGMNFSYMPELTWKYGYFYILIFMFLLSVAMVVWFMRRGWFK, encoded by the coding sequence GTGATACGTACATTGACTATAGGTCATGATCATCAGGTGACGGTGGGACAGCCACTGGAGCAAATAGACATGGAGGATTACATATGGGTATGGGTGGATTTTAGCGAGCCTACAGATCGTGAATCGGAGCTGCTGACAAGTTATTTTCATTTTCATCCGTTGGCTGTGGAGGATTGTATGCATGTCCTCCAACGCCCTAAATTGGATTATTACGAGGATGTGCAGTTTCTGGTCGTACACGCGCTTGATGTAGATACACTGGATGCGGAAGAAGTGGACTTGTTCATTAGCAGCCGCTATTTGGTGACCTATCACCATCATGAACTGGATGAGATAGATCAGGCCTGGGAACGGATTGCCCAGCATGCGAATGAACGCAAAATATGGTCGCGCGGACCGCTAGCTGCGGCCTACACTGTGATAGATAAGCTGGTGGATAACTATTTTCCGAGTCTGTTCATGATTGAGGATGAATTGGCCGAGCTGGAGGGCTTGGGCAGGCACGAATCGGTGGAGGAATTGATGAAGCAGGTATTTGCCCTGCGGGCCAGGCTGCTCAAGCTGCGCCGTACGATTGTACCGATGCGTGATCTGATGTACCGGGTCCTGAATTCGCAGCATGTGCAGGGCAAAGGGGAGCATACGGCCTATTTTACGGATATTTATGACCATCTGTTGAAGCTGACGGACATGCTGGAGGCCGACCGCGAAATGACAGCCGACCTGAGAGACAGTTATATTTCGCTCAATTCCAACCGCATGAATTCGATCATGAAGACGTTGACCGTAATTACGACGGTGTTTATGCCCTTGACGCTAATTGTCGGCATTTATGGTATGAATTTTTCGTATATGCCCGAGTTAACCTGGAAATATGGCTATTTTTACATCCTCATCTTCATGTTTCTGCTCAGTGTTGCAATGGTGGTCTGGTTTATGCGTCGAGGCTGGTTCAAATAA
- a CDS encoding YerC/YecD family TrpR-related protein, producing the protein MQLKKLNDKSIDQLFEAILTLKNLEECYVFFDDLCTINEIQSLSQRLEVARMLGKGSTYNQIEAETGASTATISRVKRCLNYGNDGYKMTLERLGR; encoded by the coding sequence ATGCAGCTCAAAAAGCTTAATGATAAAAGTATTGATCAATTGTTTGAGGCGATCTTAACTCTTAAAAATTTGGAAGAATGCTATGTATTTTTCGATGATCTGTGCACGATAAATGAAATTCAGTCCCTCTCCCAACGCCTGGAGGTTGCCCGTATGCTGGGCAAAGGCAGCACGTATAACCAGATTGAAGCGGAGACCGGCGCAAGTACAGCCACGATTTCACGTGTTAAACGTTGTCTGAACTATGGCAATGACGGGTACAAAATGACGTTGGAACGTCTGGGACGCTAA
- a CDS encoding amino acid ABC transporter ATP-binding protein has protein sequence MGKIIVKDLKKSYGSNQVLKGIDMQVREGEVVCVIGPSGSGKSTFLRCMNMLEEITAGEVIVDDYKLGDKNVDINKVRENIGMVFQHFNLFPHMTVLKNIMFAPTELGKQTKAEARETAMKLLDRVGLADKADALPGQLSGGQKQRVAIARALAMNPDIMLFDEPTSALDPEMVGEVLGVMKDLAREGMTMMIVTHEMGFAREVSDRVVFMDGGYIVEEGTPQEVFGNPKNERTISFLEKVL, from the coding sequence GTGGGTAAAATTATCGTCAAAGATCTGAAAAAAAGTTATGGCAGCAACCAAGTGCTAAAGGGCATTGACATGCAAGTACGGGAAGGCGAGGTTGTATGCGTCATCGGCCCTTCGGGTTCAGGGAAAAGTACGTTTTTGCGTTGTATGAATATGCTTGAGGAAATTACTGCTGGTGAGGTCATCGTCGACGACTACAAGCTGGGCGATAAAAACGTGGACATTAACAAAGTCCGTGAAAATATAGGAATGGTGTTTCAGCATTTCAATCTGTTCCCGCATATGACGGTGCTCAAGAACATTATGTTCGCACCGACAGAGCTAGGCAAGCAGACGAAGGCAGAGGCCCGGGAAACGGCGATGAAGCTGCTGGACCGTGTAGGCTTGGCTGATAAGGCTGATGCACTTCCAGGACAGCTTTCCGGCGGTCAGAAGCAGCGTGTGGCGATTGCGCGTGCGTTGGCGATGAACCCGGACATTATGCTGTTTGACGAGCCTACCTCGGCGCTCGATCCAGAAATGGTGGGCGAAGTGCTCGGCGTAATGAAAGATCTGGCGCGTGAAGGCATGACGATGATGATCGTGACCCATGAGATGGGTTTTGCTCGCGAAGTAAGCGACCGTGTTGTGTTTATGGACGGTGGCTACATCGTGGAAGAAGGAACACCACAAGAGGTATTTGGTAATCCGAAAAATGAGCGGACGATTAGTTTCTTGGAGAAAGTTTTATAA
- a CDS encoding sirohydrochlorin chelatase: MRSPGILVISHGSREPYWVEQVDQAVAKLHIPKDIPVEVSFLETVKGRLIQDGIDHLEALDVTDLLVIPLFMSSGSTHIDEISYALGVKDAPDKETDLKPFRRKARVHFGSPLDDGEDVARMVWDKVRSLSVAPAKEVILLIGHGSVHNGFLQRWEQGISSLARTVQVVSGIRTDYALLNPESVYDKAAYWCQERGHDVMVAPLFLSSGYFTSRVIPKRLEGLEYRYSGEPLLPHPLLTTWMDRQICELMQGMQK; the protein is encoded by the coding sequence ATGCGGAGCCCTGGGATACTAGTCATCAGCCATGGCTCCAGAGAGCCGTATTGGGTGGAACAGGTGGATCAGGCAGTCGCAAAGCTTCATATACCGAAGGATATACCAGTAGAGGTTTCATTTTTGGAAACGGTTAAAGGAAGATTGATTCAGGATGGTATTGACCATCTGGAAGCCTTGGATGTAACGGATTTACTGGTGATCCCTTTGTTTATGTCATCAGGCAGTACACATATAGATGAGATTAGCTATGCGCTGGGAGTCAAGGATGCGCCGGACAAAGAAACGGATTTAAAGCCTTTTCGAAGAAAAGCGCGAGTGCATTTCGGCAGCCCGTTGGATGACGGAGAAGATGTTGCACGCATGGTGTGGGACAAGGTTCGCTCATTGTCTGTTGCTCCTGCGAAAGAGGTCATTTTACTCATTGGACACGGTAGTGTACATAACGGCTTTCTTCAGCGCTGGGAGCAGGGAATTTCTTCGTTGGCCCGTACAGTGCAAGTCGTGAGCGGTATACGAACAGACTATGCTTTGCTAAATCCCGAAAGTGTATACGACAAGGCAGCTTACTGGTGTCAGGAGCGGGGTCATGATGTTATGGTGGCACCGCTTTTTTTGAGCTCAGGATATTTTACAAGCCGCGTTATTCCCAAGCGGTTAGAGGGGCTTGAGTACCGTTATTCAGGTGAGCCTTTGCTGCCACATCCGCTACTCACAACCTGGATGGACAGGCAAATTTGCGAATTAATGCAAGGCATGCAGAAGTGA